In Desulfofundulus kuznetsovii DSM 6115, the following are encoded in one genomic region:
- a CDS encoding flagellar hook capping FlgD N-terminal domain-containing protein, with translation MEVNSASSIYYNPQDKFQPAKKELDKDAFLQILVAQLRYQNPMSPMDQDQFMTQMTQITALEQIMNFNKNMEVLLRTQELSLTANLVGKQVTAVGEDGRDVEGTVEKLIINENGIKLVINGTPYDYDTVKEIRS, from the coding sequence ATGGAAGTAAATTCAGCAAGCAGTATCTACTACAATCCGCAGGACAAATTTCAACCGGCCAAAAAGGAACTGGACAAGGACGCCTTTTTACAAATTCTGGTTGCCCAACTGCGCTACCAGAACCCCATGAGTCCCATGGACCAGGACCAGTTCATGACCCAGATGACGCAAATTACGGCCCTGGAGCAGATCATGAACTTCAATAAGAACATGGAGGTGTTGCTGCGGACACAGGAGCTCTCGCTGACTGCCAATCTGGTTGGCAAGCAGGTGACGGCGGTGGGGGAGGACGGCCGGGACGTTGAGGGAACGGTGGAAAAGCTCATTATTAACGAAAACGGCATCAAACTGGTGATCAACGGCACTCCCTATGACTATGATACGGTAAAGGAGATCCGGAGTTAA
- a CDS encoding flagellar hook-length control protein FliK → MEINFVSPAPERPFSPGGIAAGASGSSTFLSLLMQLLGITGEGTDAANAAGGDLNTGTETGGNQGPDAGSFQEPFTGLISLLPSHDSIFDEPPTPVLNNSGKVAGENTGKHGTRMSGDWTALLAAVPGLDAAELLHYLLRNGINGAARAAGHGEFGFPFTPAGQTGPEAGPMVLNRLRTLILQHLQENGAGGIQGAGTAFPQGNTAAGESGALPGVLPPGSEDMLKSSTPETSHIRPHATAVGIPHTRAVEAGRPETLLFRLQQEWTGVSPGVAGPESGGYKNPGPGEEFAGTVARESPLEKSPPLHALGSRGVTGDPVPVEAAEKSSGPVNVAVPGKARILEIPPNMLTRETTQNMTSFAMIRSNAGRDIPPGNNAVQYLLDNPGGGEITGASSDPSAPIIHRESVNLLQMPGLISRVLQQAVARQIEGQTHLWFKLEPEHLGEVMIRLIYRHGDVSAHFLASNPAAGDAIESALPQLREALAAQNLHLHSASVSVGHEGGLPPRSDYQQPGYHYGRQHSGSGERPGGSTGQEPPAHPLPGGINLFV, encoded by the coding sequence ATGGAAATTAATTTTGTCTCCCCGGCGCCGGAACGGCCATTTTCTCCAGGCGGCATTGCCGCCGGCGCATCCGGTTCCAGCACGTTTCTTTCCTTATTAATGCAGCTGCTGGGTATAACCGGGGAAGGTACAGACGCTGCAAACGCAGCCGGTGGGGATTTAAACACCGGTACGGAAACCGGCGGCAACCAGGGGCCAGATGCCGGCTCTTTTCAGGAGCCTTTTACCGGTCTCATTTCCCTGTTGCCGTCTCACGACAGTATTTTCGACGAACCACCCACACCTGTATTGAACAACTCCGGGAAGGTGGCAGGAGAGAACACCGGGAAACACGGGACCAGGATGTCCGGTGATTGGACAGCCCTCCTGGCGGCAGTCCCGGGCCTTGATGCGGCAGAGCTTCTCCATTATCTGCTGCGGAACGGGATAAATGGAGCAGCACGCGCAGCCGGTCACGGCGAGTTCGGTTTCCCGTTTACCCCGGCTGGCCAAACCGGCCCGGAAGCGGGACCGATGGTCCTGAACCGCTTGAGGACATTAATCCTGCAGCACCTGCAGGAAAATGGAGCGGGGGGTATTCAGGGTGCAGGTACAGCCTTCCCGCAAGGAAATACTGCCGCTGGGGAAAGTGGCGCTTTACCCGGTGTGCTTCCCCCCGGTTCAGAAGACATGTTAAAATCTTCCACGCCGGAAACGTCCCATATAAGGCCGCATGCAACGGCCGTTGGTATCCCGCACACGAGAGCAGTGGAGGCTGGCCGGCCGGAAACATTACTGTTCCGGCTGCAGCAGGAATGGACCGGCGTTTCCCCGGGAGTGGCAGGGCCGGAGAGCGGAGGCTACAAAAACCCCGGCCCAGGTGAAGAATTTGCCGGAACCGTGGCCCGGGAGTCGCCGCTGGAGAAAAGCCCGCCCTTACATGCGCTTGGAAGCCGGGGAGTTACCGGTGATCCGGTACCGGTTGAGGCTGCAGAGAAAAGTAGTGGCCCGGTGAACGTGGCAGTGCCGGGCAAAGCCCGGATACTTGAAATACCTCCAAATATGCTGACCCGGGAGACTACACAAAATATGACATCTTTTGCCATGATTCGCAGTAACGCGGGCAGGGATATCCCTCCGGGCAACAACGCTGTACAGTATCTGTTGGACAATCCCGGCGGGGGAGAAATAACCGGTGCTTCCAGTGATCCTTCAGCTCCGATAATCCACCGGGAAAGCGTCAACCTGCTCCAGATGCCCGGCTTGATCTCACGGGTGCTGCAGCAGGCCGTGGCACGGCAAATCGAGGGGCAGACCCACCTCTGGTTCAAGCTTGAGCCGGAGCACCTGGGTGAGGTTATGATCCGCCTGATCTACCGGCACGGGGATGTAAGCGCCCACTTCCTCGCCAGTAACCCCGCCGCCGGGGACGCCATTGAAAGTGCTCTGCCCCAGCTGCGCGAGGCCCTGGCCGCCCAGAATCTACACCTCCACAGCGCTTCGGTATCAGTAGGACATGAGGGCGGTCTCCCGCCCCGGAGTGATTACCAGCAACCGGGATACCATTACGGGCGGCAGCACAGCGGTTCCGGCGAAAGACCGGGCGGCAGTACCGGGCAAGAACCGCCGGCACATCCATTGCCGGGTGGTATCAACCTTTTCGTTTAA
- a CDS encoding flagellar export protein FliJ — MRKFHFRLQPVLQFREQKEEQAILAHSRAQREYLDRVEELNRTTSLLEESFAGCSVGPMRPENEFHLVLWREWLINDRNRCREEVARANEKLMRCRMEAFEARRQRMVLQRLKEKQLHAHILQANRAEQKETDEQGLRRFWCRRN; from the coding sequence ATGCGCAAATTTCATTTTCGCCTGCAGCCCGTACTGCAGTTCAGGGAACAGAAGGAAGAGCAGGCCATCCTGGCCCACTCCCGGGCACAGCGGGAATACCTGGACCGGGTGGAAGAGCTGAACAGGACAACCTCCCTGCTGGAAGAAAGCTTTGCCGGTTGCAGCGTTGGGCCAATGCGGCCGGAAAACGAATTTCACCTGGTGCTCTGGCGGGAGTGGCTTATAAATGACCGGAACCGCTGTCGGGAAGAGGTGGCCAGGGCCAATGAGAAGCTGATGCGCTGCCGGATGGAAGCCTTTGAGGCCCGGCGCCAGAGAATGGTTTTACAAAGGCTTAAGGAAAAGCAACTTCACGCCCACATCCTGCAGGCAAACCGGGCCGAACAAAAGGAAACGGACGAACAAGGGCTCAGGCGGTTCTGGTGCCGCCGGAATTAA
- the fliI gene encoding flagellar protein export ATPase FliI, which produces MALPQIDLERWRRRVRAAKLLRPTGQVVRVIGLTVEVRGIAARIGEICDIHVPGEAPVVTEVVGFREDVTLLMPLGELRGIFPGCSVVPRGRGLSVAVGEHLLGRVLDGLGRPMDGRELIAPDQCYVPVDNSPPNPLSRQRITQIFSTGVRAIDAFLTCGRGQRLGIFAGSGVGKSTLLGMVARYSSADVNVIALVGERGREVRDFIEGDLGPEGLARSVVVAATSDQPALVRVKAAFLASAIAEYFRDRGKDVLLLMDSITRFAMAQREVGLAIGEPPATRGYTPSVFALLPRLLERSGMGATGSITAFYTVLVEGDDLNEPITDAVRGILDGHIVLSREMAAQNHYPAIDVLQSVSRVMPEIVDAEHLTRAGRLRDLLATYRQSEDLINIGAYVAGTNPQVDAAVKAYPRIVQFLRQDMHEYSSFEETMETLPDPG; this is translated from the coding sequence ATGGCTTTACCCCAAATCGACCTGGAACGCTGGCGCCGGCGGGTGCGGGCGGCCAAACTGCTGCGCCCCACCGGGCAGGTGGTACGGGTCATCGGCCTGACCGTGGAGGTGCGGGGCATTGCCGCCCGCATCGGTGAAATCTGCGACATCCACGTGCCCGGCGAAGCACCGGTGGTGACCGAAGTGGTGGGTTTCCGGGAAGATGTCACCCTGCTCATGCCCCTGGGGGAACTGCGGGGTATTTTCCCCGGCTGCAGCGTGGTGCCCCGGGGCCGGGGCCTGTCGGTGGCGGTGGGAGAACACCTCCTGGGACGGGTGCTGGACGGGCTGGGCCGGCCCATGGACGGCCGGGAGCTCATTGCTCCGGACCAGTGTTACGTACCGGTGGACAACTCCCCGCCCAACCCCCTGTCCAGACAGCGCATCACACAGATATTTTCCACCGGGGTACGGGCCATCGATGCCTTTCTCACCTGCGGCCGGGGACAGCGCCTGGGCATATTTGCCGGCAGCGGGGTGGGCAAGAGCACGCTTCTGGGCATGGTGGCCCGGTACAGCAGTGCCGATGTGAATGTGATCGCCCTGGTGGGGGAACGGGGCAGGGAAGTGCGGGACTTCATTGAAGGGGACCTGGGTCCTGAAGGACTGGCCCGTTCAGTGGTGGTGGCCGCCACTTCGGACCAGCCGGCGCTGGTGCGGGTAAAGGCCGCCTTTCTGGCCAGCGCCATTGCCGAATATTTCCGCGACCGGGGTAAAGACGTACTGCTTCTCATGGACTCGATCACCCGTTTTGCCATGGCCCAGCGGGAGGTGGGTCTGGCCATCGGCGAACCCCCGGCCACCCGGGGTTACACCCCTTCGGTTTTTGCCCTGTTGCCCCGGTTGCTGGAACGATCCGGGATGGGGGCTACGGGTTCCATCACCGCCTTTTATACCGTGCTGGTGGAAGGGGACGATCTGAATGAGCCAATTACCGATGCGGTGCGGGGCATTCTGGACGGGCATATCGTCCTGTCCCGGGAAATGGCGGCCCAAAACCACTACCCGGCCATTGATGTATTACAGAGCGTGAGCCGGGTAATGCCGGAGATTGTGGACGCAGAACACCTGACCCGGGCCGGCAGGCTACGGGATCTGCTGGCCACCTACCGCCAGTCGGAGGATTTAATCAACATCGGCGCTTACGTAGCCGGGACCAACCCCCAGGTTGACGCCGCAGTAAAGGCCTATCCCCGTATTGTGCAGTTTTTACGCCAGGACATGCACGAGTACAGCAGCTTTGAGGAAACAATGGAAACCTTACCGGATCCCGGATAG
- a CDS encoding FliH/SctL family protein: MRSSFRIIRGSVSCDEDPVFIALRYDFPVLPLNRDEHHEGSGNGRGQMVSPDETRAKNEEILAAAQREAAAILEKARHEAEVLARETAARAREEGLQEGWEEGYREGYRKAVEDAAAEARTLREEARQVLQQAEEIRRATLENLEGEVVALAREMAEKIVAAQLTIDPAIVLNIVREALEAARIREQVVIYVNPEQKQLMEERREEILLALPPGTVLNIIGDPAIEPGGCRIETADGRVDATLESRWQALEEVLREAGLQVAGQGRADPS, translated from the coding sequence ATGCGATCATCATTTAGGATCATCCGGGGGAGCGTATCCTGCGATGAGGACCCCGTCTTTATAGCTCTCCGCTATGACTTTCCCGTACTGCCTTTAAACCGGGACGAACACCACGAGGGCAGCGGGAACGGCCGGGGGCAGATGGTTTCTCCGGATGAAACCCGGGCAAAAAACGAAGAAATCCTGGCTGCGGCTCAAAGGGAAGCCGCAGCCATACTGGAAAAGGCACGGCACGAAGCGGAGGTTCTGGCCCGGGAAACGGCCGCCAGAGCCCGGGAAGAAGGGCTGCAGGAAGGGTGGGAGGAAGGTTACCGGGAAGGTTACCGCAAAGCCGTGGAAGATGCTGCGGCCGAAGCCCGTACCTTGAGGGAAGAAGCCCGCCAGGTACTGCAGCAGGCCGAAGAAATCCGCCGCGCCACCCTGGAAAACCTGGAGGGAGAAGTGGTGGCCCTGGCCCGGGAAATGGCGGAAAAAATTGTGGCCGCCCAGTTGACCATCGACCCCGCCATAGTGCTGAATATAGTGCGGGAAGCTCTGGAAGCGGCCCGGATACGGGAACAGGTGGTTATTTATGTAAACCCGGAACAGAAGCAATTGATGGAAGAAAGACGGGAGGAAATACTCCTTGCCCTGCCCCCCGGAACGGTCCTGAATATTATAGGCGACCCGGCCATAGAACCGGGTGGGTGCCGCATCGAAACGGCCGACGGCAGGGTGGACGCCACCCTTGAGTCACGCTGGCAGGCCCTGGAGGAAGTGCTGCGGGAAGCAGGGCTGCAGGTCGCCGGGCAAGGGAGGGCGGATCCCTCATAG
- the fliG gene encoding flagellar motor switch protein FliG: MNGRFSGQLTGVQKAAIVLIALGADLSARVLKHFPDDEIEMLTQQISMMESVPKEIQQAVLEEFLELSKAREYLMHGGYKYAREVLEKAVGPQRAEEILNKVSVAIQKVPFSNLRRTDPKHLLNFIRDEHPQTIALIITHLVPEQAALILSSLPPEKQSDIARRIAVIDRTPPEVVKEVEKVLERKLSMVVQQDQMVGGVKTLVNILNRVDRSTEKTILEELEVSDPDLADEVRKMMFVFEDIVKLHDTAIQRVLREVDTKDLAKAMRGANEEVNERIFKNMSRRAADMLREEIQFMGPVRLRDVEEAQQRIVQIIRRLDETGEIIIARGGEDAIII, encoded by the coding sequence ATGAACGGCAGGTTCAGCGGTCAGTTAACTGGTGTTCAAAAAGCGGCCATCGTCCTGATTGCTCTGGGGGCGGACCTGTCCGCCAGGGTCTTGAAACATTTTCCCGATGATGAAATAGAGATGCTTACCCAGCAAATCTCCATGATGGAGAGCGTACCGAAAGAAATCCAGCAGGCGGTGCTGGAAGAATTTCTGGAGCTGAGCAAGGCCCGGGAATACCTGATGCACGGCGGTTACAAGTATGCCCGGGAAGTACTGGAAAAAGCCGTGGGTCCCCAACGGGCGGAGGAAATCCTTAACAAAGTGTCGGTAGCCATTCAGAAAGTTCCTTTCAGCAACCTGCGCCGGACCGACCCCAAGCATCTGCTCAACTTCATCCGGGACGAACACCCCCAGACCATCGCCCTGATCATCACCCACCTGGTGCCGGAGCAGGCGGCACTGATCCTTTCCTCCCTGCCTCCGGAAAAGCAGAGCGATATCGCCCGGCGGATAGCGGTTATCGACCGTACACCCCCGGAGGTAGTGAAAGAAGTGGAAAAGGTTCTGGAAAGAAAGCTCTCGATGGTGGTTCAACAGGATCAGATGGTGGGTGGTGTGAAAACTCTGGTCAACATTTTAAACCGGGTGGACCGCAGCACCGAAAAAACCATCCTGGAAGAACTGGAGGTTTCCGATCCCGACCTGGCCGACGAGGTGCGCAAGATGATGTTTGTTTTCGAAGATATTGTCAAGCTCCACGATACGGCCATCCAGCGGGTTCTGCGGGAAGTGGATACCAAGGACCTGGCCAAGGCCATGCGGGGGGCCAACGAGGAAGTCAACGAGCGCATCTTCAAGAACATGTCCCGCCGGGCGGCCGATATGCTGCGGGAGGAAATTCAGTTCATGGGGCCGGTACGGCTGCGGGATGTGGAAGAAGCCCAGCAGCGCATAGTGCAGATTATCCGCCGTCTGGACGAAACGGGCGAAATTATTATCGCACGGGGTGGAGAGGATGCGATCATCATTTAG
- the fliF gene encoding flagellar basal-body MS-ring/collar protein FliF, producing MDPKPILAPIKERWQALPRSRQVLFTAAAAGLLATVIYLVVLIAQPAYAPLFTGLEPKQAGKIAEELKNMKVPYRLEDQGKTITVPEGQVHNVRIQLASKGILADSGAGWELFDRQKFGVTDFEQQVNYQRALEGELSRTITSLDEVEQARVHLVLPKESLFLDNQVEPSASIALKLKGELKPEQVKGIMDLVVGSVQGMKPENVHIIDMEGNVLSDNLALADERAKLARLSMEQYQVRRQYEKELETRIQQMLTKILGPNKAVAMVTADLDFDQRQTTTTTVQPGQTLSQQTITESGSGTGAGGAPGTNTAQPGQTIQALTGGNSQYQKQQTITNYQLGSQQQTLVAAPGTLRRLSVAVVLNGNYSAPQVQQIQDMVSAAVGLQQNRGDQINVSAMPFDTSYLDQFRQETAQPPTMLADLKKYWPVAAGAAGLLMGLLLLILFIRRRRRRAYELEAVEEMPKTPVVTGHVPAPEEKPAQPGRTQQIREMAREKPAQVAEVLKLWLKE from the coding sequence ATGGACCCCAAACCGATCCTGGCCCCCATCAAGGAGCGGTGGCAGGCGCTGCCCCGGTCCCGGCAGGTCCTTTTCACCGCCGCTGCGGCGGGACTGCTGGCGACCGTAATTTACCTGGTCGTTCTTATCGCCCAACCTGCATATGCTCCCCTGTTCACCGGCCTGGAGCCAAAACAGGCGGGCAAAATTGCCGAGGAACTGAAAAACATGAAGGTACCCTACCGGCTGGAAGATCAGGGGAAAACCATTACCGTGCCGGAGGGGCAGGTTCATAACGTTAGGATCCAGCTGGCCAGCAAGGGGATACTGGCCGATTCGGGGGCCGGGTGGGAGCTTTTTGACCGGCAAAAGTTCGGTGTCACCGACTTTGAGCAGCAGGTTAACTACCAGCGGGCGCTGGAGGGGGAATTGAGCCGCACCATTACCAGCCTGGACGAGGTGGAACAGGCCCGGGTGCACCTGGTGCTGCCAAAGGAAAGCCTCTTCCTGGACAACCAGGTGGAACCTTCTGCTTCGATAGCTTTAAAACTCAAGGGTGAATTGAAGCCCGAACAGGTAAAGGGCATTATGGATCTGGTGGTGGGCAGCGTCCAGGGAATGAAGCCGGAAAACGTACACATCATTGACATGGAGGGCAACGTCTTAAGCGACAACCTGGCCCTGGCCGACGAGCGGGCCAAGCTGGCCCGCCTGTCCATGGAGCAATACCAGGTGCGCCGGCAATATGAAAAAGAACTGGAGACCCGCATTCAGCAGATGCTGACCAAAATCCTGGGACCGAACAAAGCGGTGGCCATGGTTACGGCCGACCTGGATTTTGACCAGCGTCAGACCACCACCACTACCGTACAGCCGGGGCAAACTTTGAGCCAGCAAACCATTACCGAAAGCGGCTCGGGCACGGGTGCGGGCGGGGCGCCGGGAACGAATACCGCCCAGCCGGGACAGACCATCCAGGCTCTTACCGGCGGCAATTCCCAGTACCAGAAGCAGCAGACCATCACCAACTATCAGCTGGGCAGCCAGCAGCAGACCCTGGTCGCCGCACCGGGAACCCTGCGCCGGCTTTCGGTAGCCGTGGTTTTAAACGGCAACTACAGCGCACCCCAGGTGCAGCAGATCCAGGACATGGTTTCGGCAGCGGTGGGCCTGCAGCAAAACCGGGGGGATCAGATTAACGTTTCGGCCATGCCCTTTGATACCTCTTACCTGGACCAGTTCCGGCAGGAAACGGCGCAACCCCCCACCATGCTGGCCGACCTGAAAAAATACTGGCCCGTGGCGGCGGGAGCAGCCGGGTTGTTAATGGGCTTGCTCCTGTTAATCCTGTTTATCCGCCGGCGGCGGCGCCGTGCATATGAACTGGAAGCTGTGGAAGAGATGCCGAAGACTCCTGTAGTAACCGGGCATGTGCCCGCACCCGAAGAAAAGCCGGCACAGCCCGGCAGGACGCAGCAGATCAGGGAAATGGCCCGGGAAAAACCGGCTCAGGTAGCCGAGGTTTTAAAGCTGTGGCTCAAGGAGTAG
- the fliE gene encoding flagellar hook-basal body complex protein FliE, giving the protein MQVLPVSPLTLVPAASQPAKPDAAAGASGFGRMLERALEEVNNAQVRADRVALDFLTGRVQELHQVTIAMEEARIMMSLAVEVRNKIVEAYQEISRMQV; this is encoded by the coding sequence ATGCAGGTTTTACCCGTTTCCCCTTTAACCCTGGTACCCGCGGCAAGCCAGCCCGCAAAGCCGGACGCTGCTGCCGGCGCCTCCGGTTTCGGCCGGATGCTTGAACGGGCCCTGGAAGAGGTAAATAACGCGCAGGTACGGGCCGACCGGGTGGCCCTCGACTTCCTCACCGGCCGGGTGCAGGAACTGCACCAGGTGACCATTGCCATGGAAGAAGCCCGGATCATGATGTCCCTGGCTGTGGAGGTGCGCAATAAAATAGTAGAAGCCTACCAGGAAATTTCGCGCATGCAGGTTTAA
- the flgC gene encoding flagellar basal body rod protein FlgC, with product MPLLDVFGISASGLTASRLWLDITANNIANLQTAGRPNDPLNPAYRRKVPVFAEKLRQALDSPPGRPSFNAAGVSVAAVVEDPSPPRLVYEPSHPLADPNTGYVAYPNINIANEMVSMIAATRAYEANVTVLNAAKDMALRALEIGRG from the coding sequence ATGCCTCTATTAGATGTATTCGGCATTAGTGCCTCAGGCTTAACAGCATCGAGGCTGTGGCTGGATATTACGGCCAACAATATTGCCAACCTGCAGACGGCGGGCAGGCCCAACGACCCCCTGAACCCGGCCTACCGCCGGAAAGTTCCCGTGTTTGCCGAGAAACTGCGCCAGGCCCTGGACTCCCCGCCCGGCCGACCCTCCTTCAACGCCGCCGGCGTGAGCGTGGCGGCAGTAGTGGAGGATCCATCCCCGCCCCGGCTTGTTTACGAGCCCTCCCATCCCCTGGCCGACCCCAATACGGGATACGTGGCCTATCCCAACATCAATATTGCCAACGAGATGGTCAGCATGATTGCAGCTACCCGGGCCTACGAGGCCAACGTCACGGTTTTGAACGCGGCCAAGGACATGGCCCTGAGGGCTCTGGAAATAGGCAGGGGCTGA
- the flgB gene encoding flagellar basal body rod protein FlgB, translating to MDLFASPILVALQKQLNAAALTQRVIAHNVANVNTPGFKKSSVSFTEELRRALGEDVLPLVTSDPRHIGAPVPLARVEPTVVKEEGTTMGYNGNNVDIDQEMVNLAANTLTYQAAARALGDRLSLLTYVIRGR from the coding sequence TTGGACCTTTTCGCCAGTCCCATTCTGGTGGCGCTGCAAAAGCAGCTGAATGCAGCGGCACTAACCCAAAGGGTAATTGCCCATAACGTGGCCAATGTAAATACGCCGGGATTTAAAAAATCTTCCGTCAGCTTTACGGAGGAACTGCGGCGGGCGCTGGGGGAGGATGTCCTGCCGCTGGTTACCAGTGACCCCAGGCATATCGGGGCTCCGGTCCCGCTGGCCCGGGTGGAACCCACGGTGGTGAAGGAGGAGGGCACCACCATGGGTTACAACGGCAATAACGTGGACATTGATCAGGAGATGGTAAACCTGGCCGCCAATACCCTGACGTACCAGGCCGCCGCCCGGGCTCTGGGCGACCGCCTGTCCCTGTTAACCTACGTCATCCGGGGGAGGTAA
- the pseC gene encoding UDP-4-amino-4,6-dideoxy-N-acetyl-beta-L-altrosamine transaminase encodes MGTRADHLDLQIPAIAGGEPVRETYLPYARQWIEEDDIEAVARVMRGDWLTTGPTLAEFEKQFAARVGARYAVAFSSGTAALHAACFAAGVGRGDEVITSPITFVASANCALYLGAKPVFADIDPHTYNIDPVEIEKKITPQTKAIIPVHFTGQPCDLDAIHALAEKHNLVVIEDACHALGAEYKGQPVGCLSDMTIFSFHPVKHITTGEGGMVTTNSAELYQWLLLFRNHGITRDRELMVEDQGPWYYEMLDVGFNYRMTDIQAALGLSQLRKLDRFLERRREIARTYNEAFAGLPEVEIPYQAPYGRSSWHLYVLALKLEHLKFDRRQVFEALRAENIGVNVHYLPVYRHPYYRWLGNPDSCSLSGFYCFHAEELYERIITLPLYPAMNDGDVRDVITAVRRVIAWARR; translated from the coding sequence ATGGGAACTCGTGCCGACCACCTTGATCTACAAATACCCGCCATTGCGGGGGGTGAACCCGTGCGGGAAACTTATCTTCCCTATGCCCGGCAGTGGATTGAAGAAGACGACATCGAGGCCGTCGCCCGGGTAATGCGGGGCGACTGGCTGACCACCGGCCCGACCCTGGCCGAATTCGAAAAGCAGTTTGCCGCCCGGGTGGGCGCCCGTTATGCCGTGGCCTTCTCCAGCGGGACGGCGGCCCTGCACGCGGCCTGTTTTGCCGCCGGTGTGGGCAGGGGAGACGAAGTGATTACCAGCCCCATCACCTTCGTGGCCAGCGCCAACTGCGCCCTCTACCTGGGGGCGAAACCCGTGTTTGCGGACATAGATCCGCACACATATAATATCGACCCGGTGGAAATAGAAAAAAAGATCACCCCCCAAACAAAGGCGATCATTCCCGTACATTTCACCGGACAGCCCTGCGATCTGGACGCCATTCACGCCCTGGCTGAAAAGCACAATCTTGTGGTCATTGAAGATGCCTGCCACGCCCTGGGGGCGGAATATAAAGGGCAGCCCGTCGGCTGCTTGAGCGATATGACCATATTCAGCTTCCACCCGGTGAAACACATCACCACCGGGGAAGGGGGAATGGTGACCACCAATTCCGCCGAGCTGTACCAGTGGCTGCTGCTTTTCCGCAACCACGGGATCACCCGGGACCGGGAACTGATGGTGGAGGATCAGGGCCCCTGGTACTACGAAATGCTTGATGTTGGCTTCAACTACCGCATGACGGACATTCAGGCCGCCCTGGGTTTGAGCCAGCTGCGCAAGCTGGACCGTTTTCTGGAGCGCAGGCGCGAGATTGCCCGCACTTACAACGAAGCCTTTGCCGGCCTGCCCGAAGTGGAAATCCCGTACCAGGCTCCATACGGTCGCTCGTCCTGGCACCTTTACGTGCTGGCCCTGAAACTGGAGCATCTAAAATTCGACCGGCGCCAGGTATTTGAAGCCCTGCGGGCGGAAAACATCGGGGTGAATGTACACTATTTGCCCGTGTACCGCCATCCCTACTACCGCTGGCTGGGGAACCCAGACAGCTGCAGCCTTTCCGGGTTTTACTGTTTCCACGCGGAAGAGCTGTACGAGCGGATTATCACCCTGCCCCTTTATCCGGCCATGAATGACGGGGATGTACGGGACGTAATCACGGCGGTACGCAGGGTTATAGCCTGGGCACGAAGGTGA
- a CDS encoding putative toxin-antitoxin system toxin component, PIN family: MRVVLDTNVIISGILIPNGPPGMIADFWAKGKLTVVISQSLLEEYLEVLLRPRFNKAGTVNERQGILEQFLDLENTVLVYPDLQLNVIENDPDDNRVLECALEGGVQYIVSGDEHLLALKEFQGIIIVSPAEFVKLCV, encoded by the coding sequence ATGAGGGTAGTTCTGGATACTAATGTTATTATATCCGGTATTCTTATTCCGAACGGGCCTCCTGGAATGATTGCAGATTTTTGGGCGAAAGGCAAACTCACCGTTGTTATAAGCCAGTCACTGTTGGAGGAATATCTGGAGGTATTGCTGCGTCCAAGGTTTAATAAGGCAGGTACAGTCAATGAGAGACAGGGTATTTTAGAGCAATTCCTTGACCTGGAAAATACGGTTTTGGTATATCCTGATCTCCAGTTAAACGTTATAGAAAATGATCCCGACGATAATAGAGTTCTGGAGTGCGCGCTGGAGGGTGGGGTTCAATACATTGTTTCCGGAGATGAGCACCTCTTAGCCCTGAAAGAGTTCCAGGGTATTATCATTGTTTCACCGGCAGAATTTGTTAAGCTTTGTGTATAG
- a CDS encoding type II toxin-antitoxin system Phd/YefM family antitoxin, with product MERIIGINEARPRLTSIIESLTLGAEPVILTVNSEPKSVLLNYEEYCRLRKIEKDCKRLALQLAMEKIRSSAGKAKITEEDVLEEVRLVRNRKRGYRQ from the coding sequence ATGGAACGGATTATCGGGATTAACGAGGCCCGGCCCAGACTCACGTCCATTATCGAATCACTGACCCTCGGCGCGGAGCCGGTTATACTTACCGTTAACAGTGAACCCAAAAGCGTGCTGCTTAACTATGAAGAATATTGCCGGCTCCGAAAAATTGAAAAAGATTGTAAGCGTTTAGCCCTCCAGCTGGCGATGGAAAAGATCAGGTCCAGTGCCGGGAAGGCAAAGATTACGGAAGAGGATGTTCTGGAAGAGGTACGGCTCGTAAGGAACCGAAAAAGAGGATACAGGCAATGA